The genomic interval CAATAGTTGAAAATGAAAGGACACTATGTCAGCTGGCCAGTCCCTTGTCAAATAGTTACAATGGCCTCTGGTCTGCCCTTAGAGAACATGTGCACAATTCCAATAAAACCACCCTCATAACTGCACCCTCAGTAGCAATCTTAGCCAGTGGTATGGCAAACATTTCAATGCTTTCACTCCATATTAGGTCACTTTATATAAGTGCAAGCTGTTGGCAATTCTAGACTCAGATTCAAATATCTGCATGCGATATTTTGTTATCAGGCAGCCAGTATGGCTTGGCAAACAAAATGTTTTCAGGTGTTGCAATAATATAAACAAATCAATATTTGCTAAGGGTTTGTTATCATAATTCAAATAAAAGCAGGTAAGTCGGATGGCCTATTCTTTGGACCATAATGTTATAAGGCAGTTTCTCCTCTACTCTTAGCAAGTACACACAAAGCACCTCACCATACTCCAACAGCATTAAATTTTTAGGGAAATTAAAACCAATTcttctacataaaaatattttcttctaaagcaGTACCAAGGGTATGACCagacattatatataattttcatgcaCTATTTTATTGTGAGAGGCTCGCATGATGTGCAGATGGCCTGGTTCTGAGATGTGTAAATTAAGCATGCAACAAGAACTTGGTAAACAGGAGAAGCTTTTGGTAATCAAAGAAATGAAGTCAAATTAGGGCATATGTAAGACAGTAGAATATTTCAGGATGAAAGTGATTGTATAAATACAAGATGAGGAACTTGACTCCCATGGGGCTTGGGACCCTCTAGATGTCTGGGGACACTTCTCAGGGCTTAGCATTATGCTGAAAACATAGAGACTGTTGCTAAATAGATGCTTGTTAACAAATAAAGGTAAACACGAAGCAACAATATTGTTGAGTATAAACTAAAATGAAGCTGAAACATTTAcgaattacaaaaaaaatcctcACAATTCTTAGTGACGTTGAatttgtcattatatatttgccattttttctattttagatctTCATATTATACAGTTATTAGTTTTTTGTACTTAGAATAAACAAAGTTATTGCTTTGTATACTGTTCCTGGTTTTGGactttataattttaagaaaaacagaaaatgttgcAAGAGCCTAGTGAATTGCAATTAACatgcaaaaatatttagaaaagaagacatttggaagtataaagataatttaaattattttaaattatttaagtgtaaaataatgcatatgaaatttttttatttatatttattaatattacattttaatttattatttaaataatttataataatttaatatgttttcaggaaaataaaacagtCTTACGGCTAACAATTCTCAACttcaggaaaaatagaaaaagaagaaattaaattgtACTATGAATAAAAATGTCCTAATATTAAGAGTGGCTAAAATTAATGCAGACTATTTAAAGTAGCATAtttgtatgaaaaataaaatataaatcttatGCAAGACTgcagcaaaaatatatttatccatCTCATGTTATGAAATTGGAATAATTCCCCATACAGTCTTTCTCAGAGCTGTTCTGGGAAGTAACTACTGGTAGCAATAACAGCACAACAATGAAACCTAAGATTTATACAGGTCTACATATTCCAAAGTGGTGGTgttaaagttttattattaatcTGAATTTGaaaagaccagtctgggaaataCTGAGCTTTAGCCATTGAATAAAATACcatccttatatattttaaagaatgttgCTAAGCCATTTCATTAATCTAGATATACATATTCTCTGACTCAGTTTTCTAATAATCTAAAGGTTTTACCTTAAAAATTCTAACAGCGAAGACATATTGAATAATTAAGAGTCAGAAACTGTGATAAGTGCTTTCCATGCACATAATATCAGGGTTTCCCTAATCAtgaattctttttacttttaaaggtTATTTTTACACAAGTCTTCTCAGGGAAACACATTCAGCTTTGATATCTGCAAAAGCTATGGGTGGAGGAACTATCAGGGGACTTATTCTAATACTCAGAAGTAAAACTGTCAAGTTTTTTAATCCATCAAActcgtttttctttttcattaatgaAGATAGACTCCTTGGGTAAGAATTCAAGGCCCAGTAAGGAGACAAATTTTTCACAAACCCATTCTAACTGGAATTGGAAACCAAAGACCCTTTTACCTAAGACTTACTAACGTAACAGATCATTTTACTTCCATTCTTAATAAAATTAGCCCTGGAGACTCTTTTTTACTAAAATTGTTCTTAGAATTGAAGTCTATCAGAATTACCTGTGAATCTTGTTAAATATCTACCTAGTAAATGTTAGAGGTGGCTGATATTGTCAAAGGTAGGAGCTCCAACTttgttaaatactgtacatgagcattttcagcttttatagaaattaggatttaaaaaaacacaccatGTGTTTTATTGATTGCATTAATAAAATCAGATTAAGGACTCTGCATTTGAGTGGGAAGCCTTCTAAACAGACATCATTGAAAATAGAGCAGGAGTGATTAAGAGATTAGTCTCAGACTTTCATCTCGCCTTAGATTGTTTAAAACTCTTTACATTAGATTACTTTCAAAGATGGCTTTTCGTACCTTAATCCCTCTTAGTAAAATGCCGCaaatcattccatgctcatagagaaaTGTGTGCCAGATGACTTACCTGTCTTGTTGATATCAAGACCTGCTAATTTCAAGGCTAATTCATTGCTGTTGCCACTTGCAGAGGAAACCAGGATATCATGTATTGCATTTCTTCTACCTGTTCTTCCTGAAGCAATAAAATCTGCATATGTAGTTTCCACATCAGTCATTGCTACCAAATATCCACATAGCAGGGactacaaaagaaaggaaaattaatagGTGAATATAATGGTAGTCAATGCTAAACATTTAACAAAGACAGCTGTTAAACTACCGACCTAGTATATGAATGTGAAACAATTGTCCTGTTTACAGGTTCACAAAACAAGTAATGCCTTTTCTGGTCCTAAGTATTTAGATCAAAGGTCTGGGAACCTTTAATGTACATaattaaatatgtacatttttacatatttaaatgtaatatttaatattcatttaatatattaatattaaatgtaataatattcatttaatattagtatattaatattaaatgtaataatagttattattaataattaacaatacatattattatgtattttttacatAATCTAcagtattatgtattatatttgtgTCCATTTGTACTCAGTttttagctaccacttataagtgagaacgtgcagtgtttggttttctgttccggcattaatttatttaggataatggccttcagctccatccatgttgctgcaacaGACATGATCtcgtccactgttgatgggcatttaggtaggATTATCAAGCCTGATAGTACATATTTAGGCTCTGAGGGTCATATGATCTCTATCCCAACTACTCAACTTTGTCCTTACagtacaaaagcagccatagccAATACGTAAAACAAATGTAATAAACAaactttattaacaaaaatagagaatgggccagatttggcctgcaTGCCATAGTTTGTTGACATTTAGTTTACATTATAAGATTATCTTTCTCTAATACCATTTTAGTCATTCTTCAACTACAGAGAGAACTTGAGATCAGGTGGGGGGTGTTAAGTAAAAAGTGGTTCATCCTAGGGGTAAGCACTAAGTGAGAGCATTGTCTGTACAGTCTGTTAATGAAATGGGCCAAAATTCAGTTTGCTTTTTATTACCACTATGCACCATGCACCAgcaattctaaatattttcagtGATCAAATACCGCTTCTAGTCCAGAAAAACAGCTCCCCATGTTCCCCTTGATAAGTCATTACTTGAGAGGAGTAACAAACACTCTTGATTAAATCTtggaaataaaatgtcaaaaggtaCAAAAACTGATTACTCAAAAccctttcatttctatcattaaaatggccatactgcccaaattcacagattcaatgctattcctatcaaactaccaacgatattttccacagaattagaaaaaaaattttctaaaattcgtaaagaaccaaaaagagtccaaatggccaaagcaaccctaagcaaaaagaaaaaagccagaagcatcatgctacccaaccttaagctatactacaaggctatgggaacctaaaacagcatgatactggtacaaaaacagacacagagaccaatgaaTCAGgttaaagaacccagaaataaagccacacttaaagctatctgatcttcaacaaaattgacaaaaacaagcaatgggtaaaggactctctcttcaataaacggtgctaggataactggctagccacatgtagattGAAGACTGGACCTTTTCCTtttaccatgtacaaaaatcaactcaaggacTAAGTCAATTtcaattgattaaagacttaaaagtaaaacgtaaaactgtaaaaactctagaagaaaacatagggaataTCTTTCTGGACATAGGCCCTTGCAAATAATTTAAGTCAAAGACTCCAAAAAGAattgccacaaaagcaaaaattgacaaatgggacataattaaactaaagagcttctgcacagcaaaagaaactatgaacagagtaaacaaacaaaccacagaatggtagaaaatagtctcaaattatgcatctgacaaaattctAATATCCAGAACTGAAAAGGAGCTTAAATCAacaagcggtggctcacgcctgtaatcccagcactctgggaggccaaggtgggtgaatcacctggggtcaggagtctgagaccagcctgaccaacatggtgaaaccccgtctctactaaaaatacaaaaattagctaggcctggtgttgggtgcctgtaatcccagctactcaggaggctgaaacaggagaatcacttgaacccgggaggcggaggtcacagtgaggtgagatcacgcccactgcactccagcctgggcggcgagagtgaaactttgtctcaaaaaaataaataaatacaattttaaaaaaagccaaaagcaaacagctccattaaaaattgggcaatggatatgaacagacacttctcaaaagaagacacacacgtggccaacaagcatacgaAAAACTggccaacatcactaatcattagaaaaatgcaaatcaaaactacaatgagataccacctcacaccagtcagagtggctattattaataagtcaaaaatcaacagatgctggtgaagttgcagagaaaagggaacacttttacactactgatgggaatataaactagttcAGCCGCTGTGGAAAGCACTTTAAAGATTTCTCAGTGAACTAAgaactaccattagacccagtgatcacattactgggtatacatccaaaggaatataaatcattctaccataaa from Gorilla gorilla gorilla isolate KB3781 chromosome 7, NHGRI_mGorGor1-v2.1_pri, whole genome shotgun sequence carries:
- the PKIA gene encoding cAMP-dependent protein kinase inhibitor alpha isoform X2, yielding MTDVETTYADFIASGRTGRRNAIHDILVSSASGNSNELALKLAGLDINKTEGEEDAQRSSTEQSGEAQGEAAKSES